TTATTGGACGTTCAAAACAAAGGGTTAACCTATAGCCCCCgtggttttaattttcaactcaCACGAATTTTTgcatcaaattttattttgttaaaatacaGAACATTTGTGCAAAACAAGTTTCtgacaaattatttcaaatgaattttaaaaacacgtataagtttgatgcatataaataaattatcatataTTCCTTgtttgttaagaaaaaaatatttagatcgTTTTGAgttgatgatattttattaaactaaagtAAAAAGATGTGTTTGAGGGGACATCGTGTCTAATAAAATGCAAatcaatactttaaaaaagaaaactaaaccAATTTTCAGATGACTTTTTGTTCATCAAGAACAAAACatgattaataatttaaagcattattattttaagtagGATGTTACACCATTATACATATCAAAAGGTCTTCTATTATTTAGTTGCAAATTGCAGTAATccattctttaattaataaaaagtatatgtAAACTAAAGACATTAAAGTTCATTAGTATATGCAACTTGTTTGGGCAAAAATTCCCTTCCAAACTCCCATCTTTATTacatatacaaataaaaactttaacttCTATGTCTCTTCATTGTCCCTAAGagtctttctttttccatcttcattgcttataaaaataaaatttaacataCCTAATCGGTTTTAGTACTCttagttcattttaattaGCTTAGAATATGAGAGAAATGTATATTGACGTAATTGTAATATATCGAAATGCATATTAGTTATTAATTCAACATCAATTAACTTCTAATTCCCTATTCTACGTAATTACTTTAgttaaaatacatattttcaatACACATTATTTGAATCTCccatttatatgtttaatttaaattcaatattcatAGAAAacgattttatatttttgtcgTATGCATTCGGCTTAGTTTGTATTGTTTTCGtaccttttaattttgtgctAACTTAGTCTTTAAACTATCttaattcttttctattttaaagcttattaatataaaacttttttgAATCCATAAAGAGTCTCgttgtatttaaatttatattaaaagaaaatttaattttatataaaaagatagTAATACGTTATTGTTTATCGATCATAGCTAACATCTATTACGACCTATGATATCTATCGCTAAcgaatagtaaaattttactattttgtagataatttaatttattttgtaatatttaaaaatatctagttgatttattagttttaagaattttaaaaagaaattgaaaagttgaGGAAATTAAAGATTATGGAACTCATTAAAAATACTATTCAAAACTTTAAAGTTCAGAAACTTGtctgaaaaaaaattaagaactgAACTTTGTAATTAACTTTATATGTAGCaaaaatacttatttaaaattaaagtaagttttgaaatctaaaagaagtaattttaaaaatgtgtttttgtttttaaaagcaAGATAAAAGACATGGtagaattttctatttttttaaaaaaatagatttctTAGTCAAATGCCTAACAGTTGCaattttcaattacaaatACAGAATGAGTGcatgaaaaatttgaagaagtcAAAATGTTAgcaaatacaatatatatatatgtgtgtgtgtagaTATAAAGTTTTAGGATAATTGAATTAGATGCGAAAGTATTTATGTTTGGCTTGAAAAagtataaatgaaaagatattGAGTGAGGGTTAAGGGTTTAGGTTGAGGTTGAAAGCATTAGGGAATATTGGGTCAATGGTTGATGAGAGTAAAGAAACAAAGAGTAGGATTTGGTTTCACATTTGTTTGGTTGggtatgttttaaattttatataaatatatagtgaGTAAATTAAAGGATCTTTGCCAAATAGCCCTAAATTAGAACTTTGACTTCAAAATcctatttattttactttaaatatcACTACCTCTACCTCCTCCTCCTAAAGACGAATATCAAATATGTTAGGcagtttttgtttgatgtgatattttagttctttttttttacttaatttaaaataaaaatggatcAATTCCACTTGTGAGtgtcctttttttctttgcctttTAAATATGGAGAATCAATGTAAAGTAGCTTAGGCACATGAGGGGACACCTAcatttagtttcaaatattttatttttatatcctttcccttttttttccattccaATTAACCAACCAACAAAATTACTTGATATAAATAGCATACTGTTACTTGCATCCAAAGTTCCAAACATGGAAATGTTAACTAATTGGATTCATAACTGGacttgataaaattaaatggttgGTTTCATATTAATCCCCATACAACAAAATCATTCTATTAGATCtaatttttctcatttggATTGCAACAAAATCAATCTTTGAAACGATACAAcattccaaataaaaaaaagactacttattcttattctttttaccAACCAGCTATCTCAATTTGCATTAGTTTGACTAATGTGATCGTATAAATTAGTAGAAACGAAGAGGATCTCAAAATTGTGATGAAGCACAGTCTCTGACATTCCTCACAACGTTATTTCTGATTTATGgtacaagaaaaatataagttaCGGACCCATACAaccaaaaaacaagaaagaaacataGAGACTACTAATTCCTACGTGAATTCAGGTGTAAGAAAAAACATAGACCCAGGAGGAGCTTTTACATTCACATCATACGATCAAATTCTCCTTTGTCATGGTGGAATATGTCAGCGGATTCTACTTTGTTCTTCTAACTgtcaaaagagaaattttacAGATTGCCAACCAAAAACAATCACTACTATTTGTAGACCATGTTTGAATTAAGAAATTGAATGCCTCTGGCTTCTTGAGGGGGTTGATTTAGTTTCCTCTGCGTTCGAAGAACCCGGGCTTTCTGATGTCTCGGAGCTACTGATCTCTCCGTTTCTGTCCTTGTTCGACCAGAGTTTCGAGAAGATCTTCTTTGATATGAGCATGCCCTTCATTTTATTCCCTGATACCTTTTCAGCATTGTTTCTAGCAATGTCGCTTCCATTTCTATCGCCACTTCCTAGCTTTAGGGCAGCAAGCTCCCCCTTTAACGCCCTAATTTCTTCAATAGTTGGTATGGCATCCCAGTCGTCCTCGGTGTTTGTGGTAGTAGACCGTGAGCTTCCATGAGATCCACTTCCTGGTAGTAAAGCCCTAATTGTACTCGGTAGATCAGGTGTGCTGTCACCAGCTGACGCTGATGAGGCTCTCATTTGTTCAAAGAAAAGGACCTGGACAACAACACGCAAAGGTAGCCTCTCGTTTTGCACGGCATGCAAACACGCATCAGGGGACAATTTTCTACAGTCCATCAATCGACATATTTTCTTACGCTCGCTCTTGCTGATTCCAGGGTGTTCCTGCAGTGATACAAAGTCAAATCTATGTTAAGGTTGTTCAATTAACGTAATTTCTTAACTAAAATGGATGTAAAATATACCTTGAGATACATATCAATAGCTCGGTATAGTCCATCATGACATGGCCTGGAGAAGCTCGAAACCGATTCAGCAAGACagagaaattttgttagaGGTAAGTTGGGATCACGAGCAACTTCAGCAAGATAACCATCAACCAGTTTTGCAACCATCAACTTGGAAGCATCAGAGACAAACTTGGGGCTTCTGATCTCATGATACTCATTCTCCATGTGAAGATCAGTGTGGACATTCTGCACCTGTGTGACAAACTCCTCGACCAGGTTTTGTACCATATCAACATCGTAAATAGTTGTTTCACCAGCAGGAGCTCGAACCAAAAGATCAGCCACTGTAGCCTCATCAAGCTGCTGACCAATTCTTTTCATAAGTTCAATTCTTCCCATCTCGCCACAATCTAGCAGAATAACtgcttttaataattttagcaAGAAGTTACAAGAAACTTCCCCCTTCCCTGAGGGAAGAAGCTGAACTATTGTGTCCACCAGTAGTCTATTTTTTGCAATATCACCACCCTGGACCATACCTTTAGAAAATCCGGGTAACCTTCTCGAGGCATATGCTTTCAAAGCTTCGCCAATTACATCACCACTGATTCTGCCCCTCGTCTTAATTGTCATTATTGCTCGCTTGTATAAGTCAACTTGAAGCTCACAGAGATCTTCAACCCACCAGTCCTTTGGAACAAGTTTTTGTGTTCTCACACCGTTCCAATGAGAATCATCCCCATTTTCAGATGGAAGCTTCTTCCTATTATAGGTGTAAGACCATTCAACCTTTGAAGTATCGATGCATGCCTTGGAAGCTATAGAATCAAGGCAGTGATTGACCACCTTAAGTTCCTCAGACCATGGAAGAAGAGACTTGGTTGTCTGAAGAACAATTATTGAGTCCTTCCAGCTTCTAAAGATGCTTGAGTTGAGAAAGACTTCAATCTTGTAGATGAGATTCCCTTTCTCAATGGTTTCATACATCTCGAGGTATTCAGCAGCACATCTAGCAGCAATGACATTGTATGCATTGAGAGTGACAATCATACCGTAACAGAACTTAgcacaaatttcaaaagcaGACGCTCCACCAGGGATATCCAGGATATGTATTTCATCACTATTTTCTTCATTCGACAGACTGACTAACTTTTGCAATCGGGCACTTTTCGACAGAAGAGGAAActaccaaaatgaaaatgatacaTGCTATTAGTACAACTTCTTTCTGTCCTAAGAATGTAACTTTTGAGTTGCTGAATCTATTTCCTAGTGATCATAGGTGGGAGGGCTCAGTTCTCAAATACTGCAAgcaattaatttcttaaaaataagtAATGCATACCTGAAATGTacattgaataataattacatttatacaggttcaaatcataaatttacATTATGTTTGTCCTGTTAAAAAGTGTGAACAATATTcagtttttacttttaatcttTGATCAACATTTAAGAcgaaagaataagaaaaatcaCATAACAGTGTAAAAGTTAATCTGCGAGCCTAAAACTTTCTGTAGATTTTAAGATTGTAATATGGACAGTAAAGAATGGTTTTAGATAcatgaaataataaagataTCATATAAATCAACAAAGGAATTTGAGGGCAagaattcatttttcttccacTGAACCCGTCTCTTTGTATCTATTTTAgtactaaattttcaaattttttgaatCCTAGACTTAGTTTAATGTGACTAGTTCTACCCTCTATTAAGTTCTTGTTAATTCACCCACTAACTTTAATAGAAAAACAGAGTAATAATCTCCATAAAGTCAATATTTTCAGTAATATCAAGCTTGATTGATGTACAAACTAACTTCGTGATAATTCACAAATGTTGATAAAAACTTAGCTcctctgtttttcttctttgagaTTGTATCCATTTTTTACTATTCATATGTTTCAAACATTGAAATCATAGAATAGCTCTTAGTTTAAGGTTAAGATTGCAAGagttaactaattttaattactaaaaattCAAGATTCGCTGTAGAATAGAATGTTTCTGAAGCTTATTAAAGGAAATAGTAATTTCCCATGAATCTGACATTTCAAGAACTAACTtcacaaaactcaaaatagtCATACGTAGAAATGAAGATTTCAGGTTCActtaatgaaatattattcaGAAGTATCATTTACTTggaatatgttttaaattgttgaagttgtttttttaagaaacattgaataagaaaaaaaaaatccacatcAATAAATGAACCCAGATATTGCTATCTGCAAGGGCTCCCACAAATTGAAATTCTGTCTTTCATTACAATAAATGCACTGGATAGAGTGGACCTTGACTCTACAATACTCTTCAACGACCAAATTATGCAATAATATCACTGCGTCtgaaataaatatgaaccAGATCCATACCTTGTGCAGATAAAACTTCACGTCCCCGACATTGACAGCGATATCAGTAGCCAACTCAGTCGCTACATACCTGAAATAAACAAGGATCACTCTGACTCAAATCTCATTGAAACAAATTAGGAAATCCTGGATCAATCTCACtggaaataaaatcaatatcgTTTTACCAACTTCCAAGGAATGTAAAATCATGCAGTCAAAAGAATCCAACATTGGGTTAAAAGATTTTGACTTCCACCAATTTTCATAGTGTCAACTCAACTCATATAATTTACTAGCCAGTGATAAAGATCTTACAAGTTGAATATACTAAAAGTGAAGGCCTAATTTACCGAGGATTGGGTTCAATTTTGGTCTTTTGGAGACTGTTTGCAGTTATCCATAACAAAATGAACTGGAATCaccaaacacaaataaatgaaTCGACACTAGAAGTTCCTCTGATGTCTAGTTCATGAAAGTGGCAATTGCATTCATTTAATGAACATGAACTCGTCATAACATGATTGATAAAATAGAACAGTCTGCTTCAATATAACATTCAATGGCGACCAACGAAAACCTGCAGCAGAAAGAGGGGGGCGTAGAGAACAAAAGGCACACCAAACACAACCAAGAAGGATGTCTCACCTAATTTTATCACCATCAATCTGAAATGCATCAGGCTTGGATCCAAGTTTCATAAACTTCATGTTCTTGGTCAAGAAAATGGATCTCAGTAtctgttttctttctcttatacAAGATTGTTTATGTCAATCAACAACAAACCCAGAAAGAATATAtccaaggaagaagaagacaaaccAAAGGAGTGGAATGAAAGGCTAAAAATTGACTGGATCTATTATGGTGAAGGAATAAAAGGGATAAGCAAATCTGGGGGTGGTCTTTTTTTTCCTAGTGTGACCGAATCTTTTCAACGagcaaaggagaaaaaaagggGGGGTTTTGGTAATttaatcaaagaaa
This DNA window, taken from Cucumis sativus cultivar 9930 chromosome 6, Cucumber_9930_V3, whole genome shotgun sequence, encodes the following:
- the LOC101205437 gene encoding BTB/POZ domain-containing protein NPY2 isoform X2, which translates into the protein MYETIEKGNLIYKIEVFLNSSIFRSWKDSIIVLQTTKSLLPWSEELKVVNHCLDSIASKACIDTSKVEWSYTYNRKKLPSENGDDSHWNGVRTQKLVPKDWWVEDLCELQVDLYKRAIMTIKTRGRISGDVIGEALKAYASRRLPGFSKGMVQGGDIAKNRLLVDTIVQLLPSGKGEVSCNFLLKLLKAVILLDCGEMGRIELMKRIGQQLDEATVADLLVRAPAGETTIYDVDMVQNLVEEFVTQVQNVHTDLHMENEYHEIRSPKFVSDASKLMVAKLVDGYLAEVARDPNLPLTKFLCLAESVSSFSRPCHDGLYRAIDMYLKEHPGISKSERKKICRLMDCRKLSPDACLHAVQNERLPLRVVVQVLFFEQMRASSASAGDSTPDLPSTIRALLPGSGSHGSSRSTTTNTEDDWDAIPTIEEIRALKGELAALKLGSGDRNGSDIARNNAEKVSGNKMKGMLISKKIFSKLWSNKDRNGEISSSETSESPGSSNAEETKSTPSRSQRHSIS
- the LOC101205437 gene encoding BTB/POZ domain-containing protein NPY4 isoform X1, which codes for MKFMKLGSKPDAFQIDGDKIRYVATELATDIAVNVGDVKFYLHKFPLLSKSARLQKLVSLSNEENSDEIHILDIPGGASAFEICAKFCYGMIVTLNAYNVIAARCAAEYLEMYETIEKGNLIYKIEVFLNSSIFRSWKDSIIVLQTTKSLLPWSEELKVVNHCLDSIASKACIDTSKVEWSYTYNRKKLPSENGDDSHWNGVRTQKLVPKDWWVEDLCELQVDLYKRAIMTIKTRGRISGDVIGEALKAYASRRLPGFSKGMVQGGDIAKNRLLVDTIVQLLPSGKGEVSCNFLLKLLKAVILLDCGEMGRIELMKRIGQQLDEATVADLLVRAPAGETTIYDVDMVQNLVEEFVTQVQNVHTDLHMENEYHEIRSPKFVSDASKLMVAKLVDGYLAEVARDPNLPLTKFLCLAESVSSFSRPCHDGLYRAIDMYLKEHPGISKSERKKICRLMDCRKLSPDACLHAVQNERLPLRVVVQVLFFEQMRASSASAGDSTPDLPSTIRALLPGSGSHGSSRSTTTNTEDDWDAIPTIEEIRALKGELAALKLGSGDRNGSDIARNNAEKVSGNKMKGMLISKKIFSKLWSNKDRNGEISSSETSESPGSSNAEETKSTPSRSQRHSIS